The following nucleotide sequence is from Oncorhynchus kisutch isolate 150728-3 linkage group LG29, Okis_V2, whole genome shotgun sequence.
TTTTCATGGCAATGGCAGGTTTAAGGGCCTCAAACCGACTGCAGCCCTTCTCTCACGAGGAATTTCCAACGCTGAAGGCTGCTGGGGAACAGGACAAGGCTGGCAAGGAAAGAAGCACCTTCGATCCGTCGTATGGGCCCGGACCAAGCCTCCGCCCCCAGAGTGAGTCCAGTGAACAATGGCTGTGGTGGCACAAAAATTGACTGAAGTTCAAAAGTGTCCCAAACGTCTCCCAGCAAAGTTGCTAATAATCTAACAAGTGCCATGGGAAACTATTGTACACATACTTTAAAACAACTGAATACGCTGCAATTTCACCACTTAACTCTTATACCGCGGCCTTGTTTTCTCAAATTTGTTTTCCTCTTGTCTCTCCAGATGTGACAAGTTGGAGGGAGGGTGGTGGGAGGAACCTTGTGCCCTCATCCCTGCCGGCCGGCCTGCCTTCAGAGACCGAGGGCAAGGCCAGCGGCGTGGCTGAGACTGGGagctccccccctcctcttcccccctctgcctcctctattctctctgccCCCATGGTTAGTCCCACCACTGCCACTATTGTCAGCACCCCTCCAGCCCCGGAGCCCAAGGAGATCTCTCTGCGCCCCGCCCAGCCACTCCGCAGGCCCGCCCCCCCTGCCATGAGCCATCAccaccctaccaccaccaccacctaccacGACATGCTGCCTGCCTTTGTATGTAGCACAGTACTACTCTCCATTTATTTTCACTTTATGACACCATAATGCAAGATTCTGTTCTGACTGTATGCTTTTTGGCCATTGGTTTTCAGATGTGCCCCAAAGAGACTTGTGATGCTCCCGGCACTGCTGACCACACTGGCCCTGTCACTGTGGTCGCCCCAGTCCGCTTTGACAACAGGCCCACCTTCAGGCAGCCCTACCCCAATAACAACCAAGAGCCTGTCAAGTAAGTAGTCACCTGCATATGCCCACTGTCTGGAAGTGTGAGCAATGCTCAGTTAAAATTATCATGAATTATTTAAAAAGAATAATACAAATGCTGagaatattttattttacttAGCAAACAAAATAAATGCAGACTTCTCACCTCCCCATGTTCCTATTCTCCATGTAGTtgtgaggtggggagaggagaaaaCCGCTTCATCCGCGGGCCCCTGCGCAACCCCTCCTCCCGACCCATCCGTCGACCTGGCGACAGACCCCCTCGTCCGGCAATCATCAACGCAGATGACCTGAAGGATCTGGATGAGCTAGACAACGACTGTGAAGATGGCTGGGCAGGTAGGGGGGTTCCTGTTATTATCGTCATCATGCAAAGACTGAAACAACATACATCAATGGCAGCATTTCTGTACATGTGCCCCAACGGAACTAGTTTGACCTTAATTAAAATGTCGCTCCCTTGCTGTTCCAGGTATCCATGAAGAAGTCGATTACGGCGAGAAACTCAAGTTcagtgatgatgaggaggagcatGTCGCTGGTGAAAAGAACAGGATGTGGTGAGATTACCCCCACTCCCTTTGTGTTTGTGACTAAATTGAATATTGTCGGTGCAAGTTCTGTCATTTTAAGCACAGTGACCTTGTATCAGTGACTGATGGTGAGCTTGTCTGGGTGCATCTCTGATCCAGGGCTGAATGGGAGAACCAACGTCGTGAGCGCCAATTATCCCTGAGCTCAGGAGAGGGGCCATACCCCCAGGAGGGCCCTGAGGAGGAGGCTTACCTTGCCTACCAGGAGCAGATGGCCCACAGGAACACCAATGGCAAGTTCCCCTCTGGAGAAGCACAGGTAAGATCATACCGGGGTCCACTATGTCTCAGACTGCTTCCTTGCCTGGTCCCCCTAGCCTCTTCAATACCACGAATCTCTGTCTTTTGGAGTTGAAAGCAATATGGCAGGAACCCGTACAGTCATTAGACCTATCACTGCTCATAAAATAGAGGAGACCAGGGAAAGGGAGGCAATATAAAGTTGAGACAATGAACGAGAGAttcactttgttacgttacagccttattttaaaattgatgaTGAAAAACATTAAttaaaatcaatctacacacaataccccataattacattttttgtaaatgtatttaaaGTAAAAAACAAATACCGTattgaccctttgctatgagactcgaaatagaGATCCGTTGCatactatttccattgatcatccttgagatgtttctacaacttggagtccacctctggtcaattcaattgattggacattattttgaaaggcacacacctgtttatataaggtcccacagttgacagtgcacatcagagcaaaaaccaagtcatgaggtcaggaattgtccgtagagctccgagacaggattgtgtcgaggcacagatctggggaattgtaccaaaacatttctggcgcattgaaggtccccaagaacacagtggcctccatcattctcaaattgaagaagtttggaaccaccaagactctttgtAGAGCTGGCCTCTCAGCCAAACTGCGCAATCGTGGGAGAGTGGCCTtagtcaggaaggtgaccaagaacccgttgGTCACTCTGGTAGAGCtcttgagttcctctgtggagataggagaaccttcgaGAAGGACAACCCTCccttcagcactccaccaatcaggcctttagggTAGTGGCCAGAGgatagccactcctcagtaaaaaggcacaggacagcccgcttggagtttgccaaaaggtacctaaatactctgaccatgagaaacaagattctggtctgatgaagccaagattgaactcgttggcctgaatgccaagcgtcacgtctggaggaaacctgacaccatccttACTGTGAAGCATGCAGGGGAtgttttcagctgcagggactgggagactggtcatgattgagggaaagatgaatggcccAAAGTAcagagatgaaaacctgctccagagtgcccaAAGTtgcctcaacaaagtactgattaaagggtctgaatacttttgtaaaagcgatttataatacatttgcaaaaaattataACCCGTTTTTCTTTGCcaaaatggggtattgtgtgcagatgaaCAATTTCATAAATTTTAGAAGGCTTTAACGTAGCAAATTGTGGAAAGTTGAggtgtctgaatattttccgaatgcgctgtatatactgtacacctgTAGCTCAGAGAAGACTATTCATGAGTCCATTGAGCACAGAACCCAAATCATGGAGAGTCCTTCCCATGGTAACACCTCTGTGCCGTCTACAGGCACAGCAGAAGAGCTCTGGGCTGGGCATGGCCCAACAGGGTGAACCCCTGGAAGATCAGGAGGAGCGCCAGGTCCCAGCCCGGGCCAAGTTTGTTTCCCCTGAGCTCTCAGAGGCTGTGGAGAGAGCTCGCCGacgcagggaggaggaggagagacgtgCCCGCGAGGAAAGACTGGCCGCATGCGCCGAGAAGCTCAAGAGGCTAGATGAGAAGTTTGGGAAGATGGAGAGGCAGTTGTCGAGGTCTGAGGAGGAAGCAAAGGATGGGGAGAGCAAGGAGGTAGCACTGTCCCCTGGAAAAGAGAGCAAAAACCACCCAGAGAGCTGTCAGTACGGCACGAAAGGTAACATCAATCTGCTATTACTGTTTTGTTTAATAAACATTTATCCAGGTTGGTCAGTTGAGAAAATACTTTATTGCAACAATAACCTTCTCAGTTATatatagatggatagatagaggtcACTTATTGTTGAAATGGAGCATTTTACTGAATGGTTTACAGAGGTAGTTATGTAAAAGTAGGATTATATCCCTCTCCTGTCCCAGATGCTGAGTGTCTCTTGGAGCACTCCCCCAGACAGCAGGACTACAGGGACAAGGCCACCTCGGGCTTCGCCTCCTACCGCAGCGAGGACGATGCCGGGGCCGAATCCAACTCTCCCCTCCCGCCCCGCTTccaaaagcagcagcagcaggtgaGCCGCCCGGCCGACGCAACAGCCCGTTCCCTCGTGCCCCTAATCCCCCTCCTTAATTCCTGCCAGGATTAGCACCCAGCGGCACTAGAAAGGCCCGTGAGAGTTCACATGAGCAGGTGTTTTCCGTAGCGACTGTCCTTCTTTACTGGAAAGGGGAGGGTATTATGAAGGGTGTGCTTGTCATTTTCTATTTAGTTCAGTGGTGGATACGTAGCAATAGGATACACAACAAAACAGGAATAAAAGACCCACTCACTGCTTATAGTACAATTCCAAAAGGTCTTTAACTGTAGCTAGTCACTTTTTATTTTACTTATGTGAGGTGAATAATTGTACCAGTGTTTATACTAAATGAGTTTCTGCTCTGTGTCCCTCCCACTCTCAGGAGCAAGTGTATAAGATGCAGCACTGGCAGCAGCAGTCTGGCCACCCTGCCCCCTCTGGCTCCAGCCATCCCCAGAGGGGCTACTACCCCCCACACGTGCTGGGCTTTGACCCCCGCTGGATGATGATGCCCCCCTTCATGGACCCCCGCATGGCCCAGGGCCGCCCCCCTGTGGACTACTACCCTAACGCTGTCCACTCTTCAGGTTAGACCTGAGAAAATAGTCTTGTTGTACTAAAGCAGGGTTTCCCAACCCTCTCCTTAGCCCCCCCCctagacatttcacatttttgtttaactgtcacacctgattcaattagTCAACTAATCGTCAAACCTTTGACTAATTGAATCGAGTGTGCCAGTttagggttaaaacaaaaatgtgaaagATTTGTTGAGTCCTAAGGAGAGGGTTGGGAAACCCTGTAGAGGAGGGAATGGTAAGGGGATCCCTTTAAAAGGATCTATCTTTTTAGTGTGACAGCATTATCGATCTTTATAGACTGATATAGATTCCTAAACAATCCTATATCTCTTACTGTAAAAAAACTCTGTTTTTGTGTAGGAATGATGAAACCGCTGATGCAGCCAGACCACTTGAACAGCCCAGGGTCCACCTCTGACGAGGGCTGCAACCCCAGCATGCATCACGAGAGGAGGGCCCCCTCCACCGAGCCCTACCCCGTTTGGAACCAAGATGGCTACCCCCCTCGCAGTTTCACCCCACCCTACCAGAGACAGCACGAGAGCTCAGACAGGAGCCAGCCAGACGACCGGATTGACAGGACCTGCTCCCAGCAGGACTTGTATGAAGAGAGGGGAAACGAGTGCCTAGACAACCCCTCTCACAACCTCTTGCATCCGGCCTACCACCAGAGCAGAGGCCCCGACAGGGACCACCACTCGCACAACCAAGGCCTGCTCTCCACAGCCCTGTGCCGGCCCCAGCAGCAGAACGCAGACGGCGGCTACCCCAAACAGGAGCCCAAAGACGGGCACCTGAAGGACAGCACTGACCACCGCGACGATGTCTTCGACACAGCCAAGGAAAAGGGCTTTGACTCAGACTTCTGGAGGCGAGATGGAGGCCAGAAGAAGGAAGGTGGTGTTGGTGTTCAGAACCAGTGGTTTAATCCTGGCACCACTACCTCCGCCAGCAGTGTAAGCCAGCCATCTGAGACCAGCGGTAGGACCCTGACCCGCAGGACCGGCCCCATTAAGAAGCCTGTGCTCAAGGCCCTCAAAGTGGAAGACAAGGAGAACGAGAAGCCCAAAGTCGAGCCCGGGGAGAAGGTAGTCCCTTACCGTCTGGAGAAAGAAGTGCTCACCAATGTATATGACCTGAAGAAAGACAACCAGCCCCTAGTAAGTAACAGACGCTCCGCCTCACCTGCTATCGAGAAGCAGCCAGAAGAGAAGCAACACCAACCACCAGCCCCTGCTAAAGTAGAGCAGCCATCCAGTCCCCACAGTGAGGATTTGCCCAAGGAGAGCAGCTGGGACAGCGGGAAGAGCCAGTCCTCTAGAGACGACCAGGAGAGCAGGGAGCCTGCCGCACCACGACGCAACAACTGGATCTTCGTCGATGAGGAGCAAGCCTTTGCCGGAGCCAGGGGAACGGGTAGAGGACGAAGCCGTGGCGGCTTCAGGGAGTTCAGCTCCAGAGGAGACCGAGGTGGCCGGGGAGGCCGAGGCGGAGAGAACCCCAGAGGAAGCTACAACAATAACAGCAGGGACGCCACTGGAGCCCAGAGACCAGGCAGAGGCAGAGGACTGCCCAGGGACTTTGTCAAGTTGGAAGACCTGCAGAGGGGGAAGCCGAGGAGGCGCAACGTCAGTGAGACTCTGAGCGAGACCTCCGAGTACGAGGAGCTGCCCAAGCGGCGGCGCCAGAAGGGCTCTGAAAACGGAGAGGGTGTCTGCTACCCAGAGCAGGGAGAGACCAGGAAGGCTGACCGAGACTCGTGGAGGTCGAACAAGGTGTACGCTGAAGACCAGGCGGCTAGCGACGCCCGAGACGACAAAGCCAAGGCCAGCAGCAGGGGCTTCGGCGGCCGCTCTCTGCCTCCCAGACTCGACACTGGCAGGGGCTACAACACCGGCCGGGGGTTCAACAATGGCTCCAGAGACACCTCCACCTGGAGGGGCCGGGGGACACAGTTCGGCAGCAGCGGTGGGCCCATGCAGGAGAACGGCTATGGCCCGGGCACCGACACCTTCCCCAGAAGACCACCACCTGCAGAACGCGAGCTCCTCAAATACACCCCCAAGTTTACCGGCTCTACCGGTTCCGTCATGGAGAATGGCACAGAGGACCGTGGCTTGGAGGGAGAGTACTACATAGACAACGACAACCCTGGACAACAGCAGTTGAGAAGACGGCGGCCGCCCCGCCAGGACAAGCCCCCGCGCTTCCGCCGGCTACGCCAAGAGAGGGAGCCCGGCAGCGGCCAGTGGACCAGTGACGAGTATATTAACGGATCGTACGGATTCGCCAACCCCTGGCCGGGCCGCTccaaggagggaggtagagaagaCGGCTGGCCCAGTGGCCACTACTCCGGAGGGGGAGGGAGGTCCGGTGGTCAGCATGGCCAGGCTGAGGACTGGGAGACTGGCTCGGAGAACAGCGACTTCAACGACTGGAGGGAGAAGCGAGGTGGAGGGCAGCAGCAAGCCCACGGTGGAGATGTGCACTCAGACTCTGGCCACGGAGAGCTTGGCTCTGTGGAGAAGAGGGAGCTGGCCAAAAGAAGCTTCTCCAGCCAGCGCCCCCTGGTGGACCGGCAGAACAGGAAGGGAGAGCCGGCCCTACTGGAAGGGAACAAGATGACGCGTTCCTCAGAGAACCCCAGCGCACTGCCCTCTTGCAACAGGAATGACGGCTGGCAGAACGGAGGGGCCTCCAACCATAGGAGGTGAGTACTGTGTTAACTTTGGCTTACGTTAACTTGGTGCGAGAATGTTCAACAAAACTgtggatatattttttttttcttctccaaaacATCCTCATGGCATCATGATACAATAGCTTTTAAAAGCAACACCCTTTAATGGGAACACCTGACTCATGGAATGTGTCTCCCTTTCTGCAGGAACAAAGAGGATTCAGGCCTAGTCTACTGTGTCGAGCAGTCTGAGGAGGGCCACAAGCCCAACGAACCCTCAGGGAAGAAGCTGGACAAGGAGCTGAGGACTCGGTCTGTGAAGGGAGACCTGGCTGAACCATTGTCTCAGTACGACCTCAACAGCTACCACAGTGAGTGCCAGGCACCAACCTCATAGTAAAGCACGGCTCAAATGTAACCAGGGTTCTCAAACTTGTGGCCCATGGACCAGATGCGGCCCACAGACTGATTTAATGTGCTCCATAGTTGTCTTTTTGTcaattttattttcatatttccTATCACAGTGTGTTGTAATGGCATAAGTGTATGTCTTCCAGTTGAGGGGGATGCTGGGTGTTCCAGTCCAGATGGGTTCCAGGACCTGACCAAGAAACAGCAGCGTCGTCTTCCACAGGAAGACGACAGGAGGAGGAAGGAACATGGAGCTCCGGTAAATTGACAGAACATTAAAATAATCCCCAAACATTTAAATGCATCTGAAATAATGGGCACAAGGGCTTTGGGTGTCTCGAGAATAGACCCTGTATTGAGTAAAATCTAACTTTCAAATGGATTATTGCAAGCAGCAATACTTTAAATGTTTTTTCAGAAATATCTCAATTGTATAGTTGTACAtgacttatttttttattttacctttatttaactaggcaagtcagttacttTCAGtcacttattttcaatgacggcctaggaacagtgctttaactgccttgttcaggggcagaacaacagatttttaccttgtcagctcagggattcgatcttgcaacctttcggttactagtccaacgctctaaccacttggctacctgccggccCCTTGAGCAGCTATGTTGTACTTCATCTATGAAGAAATGTCTTCCTCTACCTCACACTGCAGGTGTCGGTGAAGAACAGAACGATCACCTCCAAGATGCCCCCACGGTTTGCCAAGAAGCAGGGTGGCATGACCATGGATCCGCCAGAGGAGGGCCTCTCTGCCAACAACCTGGGCACTGAGATCTGGGAGACCAACAGCTCCGGTAGGAGTAGGAGCAACACCCCTGTGCTCACAACTCATCTTCCACCCCATCTGAGTAACTCAGTCTGTTGCCCATACTCTGCTTTTCTATCCAGATGAACATTGTGTTTTCAACTGTGTTAAAGAAAATCTTTGACTCCAGTGGTTCTTACATTATTTTTATACCCTTTAGCTTTGTCAGTCCAGTCATCTGGAGGAGACTCGTGGACCAAGCAGGTGTCTTATACGGGCAGTGAGCCCAACTCTGAGGACTCTGACGCGGGGCCTGAGCAGAGCAAGGAGCAGCACAAGCCCGGCCCCATCGGCAACGAGCGCTCGCTCAAGCACCGCAAGGGCTCGGAGGGTCTGGAGGGCGGGTCCATTACACCTGTCAATGGCGTGAACCTCCACGCGGACACGGTGCTGCCCGTGCCGCCCATAGAGTTTGGCGTTAGCGCCAAGGACTCTGACTTCAGCCTACCGCCCAGGTCCACCCCAGTGCCTGTGTCCAACCCTGTCACCAAGCTACAGGTCACCCTTGCCAGCAACGTGAGTACAAATACACTGAGTACTACCAGATTTCCATTGTCACCTCATAATTATAGGGTGGGGTATTGAAAGGAGTCCTTGAAATTGCTTCACCATGAAGTGGCttgattaaataaatataaattagaTGTAAAATGGACAGAAGATGTCATTGACTAGTTGTGTTAacttctgtctgtgtgtagccGGCCCTGACCCAGGCCATCCCCATGCTGTGTAGAGACCACCTGCAGCCTGGCATCAACCTCAACCCCATCTCTTTCCCCAGCGCTGACCTCACACTCAAGGTACACCACCTCTATCACACT
It contains:
- the LOC109873686 gene encoding protein PRRC2B isoform X7; protein product: MSDRLGQITKSKDGKSKYSSLSLFDKYKGKSIETHKTAAVPRHGLQSLGKVAAARRMPPPAHLPSLKSENKGNDPNVIIVPKDGTGWANKQEQPDQKSSIASTQQLLELQPQLALQKSVSNLQKTTPVASQESTNTSGPKQWAHLNGKAVELDGLRASNRLQPFSHEEFPTLKAAGEQDKAGKERSTFDPSYGPGPSLRPQNVTSWREGGGRNLVPSSLPAGLPSETEGKASGVAETGSSPPPLPPSASSILSAPMVSPTTATIVSTPPAPEPKEISLRPAQPLRRPAPPAMSHHHPTTTTTYHDMLPAFMCPKETCDAPGTADHTGPVTVVAPVRFDNRPTFRQPYPNNNQEPVNCEVGRGENRFIRGPLRNPSSRPIRRPGDRPPRPAIINADDLKDLDELDNDCEDGWAGIHEEVDYGEKLKFSDDEEEHVAGEKNRMWAEWENQRRERQLSLSSGEGPYPQEGPEEEAYLAYQEQMAHRNTNGKFPSGEAQAQQKSSGLGMAQQGEPLEDQEERQVPARAKFVSPELSEAVERARRRREEEERRAREERLAACAEKLKRLDEKFGKMERQLSRSEEEAKDGESKEVALSPGKESKNHPESCQYGTKDAECLLEHSPRQQDYRDKATSGFASYRSEDDAGAESNSPLPPRFQKQQQQQEQVYKMQHWQQQSGHPAPSGSSHPQRGYYPPHVLGFDPRWMMMPPFMDPRMAQGRPPVDYYPNAVHSSGMMKPLMQPDHLNSPGSTSDEGCNPSMHHERRAPSTEPYPVWNQDGYPPRSFTPPYQRQHESSDRSQPDDRIDRTCSQQDLYEERGNECLDNPSHNLLHPAYHQSRGPDRDHHSHNQGLLSTALCRPQQQNADGGYPKQEPKDGHLKDSTDHRDDVFDTAKEKGFDSDFWRRDGGQKKEGGVGVQNQWFNPGTTTSASSVSQPSETSGRTLTRRTGPIKKPVLKALKVEDKENEKPKVEPGEKVVPYRLEKEVLTNVYDLKKDNQPLVSNRRSASPAIEKQPEEKQHQPPAPAKVEQPSSPHSEDLPKESSWDSGKSQSSRDDQESREPAAPRRNNWIFVDEEQAFAGARGTGRGRSRGGFREFSSRGDRGGRGGRGGENPRGSYNNNSRDATGAQRPGRGRGLPRDFVKLEDLQRGKPRRRNVSETLSETSEYEELPKRRRQKGSENGEGVCYPEQGETRKADRDSWRSNKVYAEDQAASDARDDKAKASSRGFGGRSLPPRLDTGRGYNTGRGFNNGSRDTSTWRGRGTQFGSSGGPMQENGYGPGTDTFPRRPPPAERELLKYTPKFTGSTGSVMENGTEDRGLEGEYYIDNDNPGQQQLRRRRPPRQDKPPRFRRLRQEREPGSGQWTSDEYINGSYGFANPWPGRSKEGGREDGWPSGHYSGGGGRSGGQHGQAEDWETGSENSDFNDWREKRGGGQQQAHGGDVHSDSGHGELGSVEKRELAKRSFSSQRPLVDRQNRKGEPALLEGNKMTRSSENPSALPSCNRNDGWQNGGASNHRRNKEDSGLVYCVEQSEEGHKPNEPSGKKLDKELRTRSVKGDLAEPLSQYDLNSYHIEGDAGCSSPDGFQDLTKKQQRRLPQEDDRRRKEHGAPVSVKNRTITSKMPPRFAKKQGGMTMDPPEEGLSANNLGTEIWETNSSGRSRSNTPVLTTHLPPHLTLSVQSSGGDSWTKQVSYTGSEPNSEDSDAGPEQSKEQHKPGPIGNERSLKHRKGSEGLEGGSITPVNGVNLHADTVLPVPPIEFGVSAKDSDFSLPPRSTPVPVSNPVTKLQVTLASNPALTQAIPMLCRDHLQPGINLNPISFPSADLTLKMESARKAWENSQSLPEQGSPGGVAAGAQPPCTVGSSSGVSYSSFGGVPMPVASVAPSMSMQGNHIPPLYLDGHVFPSQPRLVPPTMTQQQSYQQAAAQQIPISLHTSLQAQAQLGLRGGLPVSQSQEMFNSIPSFRSQVYMHPNLSQPSPMVLSGGGPLKGPYSAFPGMQPSDMVKPQSGSHYQPMNGSQAMVYDGQMNQGPGMGSSQLMDSQLIQVTMPLPGSQLRYGSAQQHLILPQSIQLQQGQNLSVGAARRMLPPGSQPPVMTGSRENFPISTGPYTTYKTSQMEMKGFQFSDKPNHSQGMPGGYNRPGSASPSGKPSGPVPGHYTQQVPPPQGSMVMHMRPPTTGPFPTPIQRPVMQVNKTVIIRSPPYPNPGREPPHSTPPLAPEPSVKGPEDGMKVSHPL
- the LOC109873686 gene encoding protein PRRC2B isoform X6 gives rise to the protein MSDRLGQITKSKDGKSKYSSLSLFDKYKGKSIETHKTAAVPRHGLQSLGKVAAARRMPPPAHLPSLKSENKGNDPNVIIVPKDGTGWANKQEQPDQKSSIASTQQLLELQPQLALQKSVSNLQKTTPVASQESTNTSGPKQWAHLNGKAVELDGLRASNRLQPFSHEEFPTLKAAGEQDKAGKERSTFDPSYGPGPSLRPQNVTSWREGGGRNLVPSSLPAGLPSETEGKASGVAETGSSPPPLPPSASSILSAPMVSPTTATIVSTPPAPEPKEISLRPAQPLRRPAPPAMSHHHPTTTTTYHDMLPAFMCPKETCDAPGTADHTGPVTVVAPVRFDNRPTFRQPYPNNNQEPVNCEVGRGENRFIRGPLRNPSSRPIRRPGDRPPRPAIINADDLKDLDELDNDCEDGWAGIHEEVDYGEKLKFSDDEEEHVAGEKNRMWAEWENQRRERQLSLSSGEGPYPQEGPEEEAYLAYQEQMAHRNTNGKFPSGEAQAQQKSSGLGMAQQGEPLEDQEERQVPARAKFVSPELSEAVERARRRREEEERRAREERLAACAEKLKRLDEKFGKMERQLSRSEEEAKDGESKEVALSPGKESKNHPESCQYGTKDAECLLEHSPRQQDYRDKATSGFASYRSEDDAGAESNSPLPPRFQKQQQQQEQVYKMQHWQQQSGHPAPSGSSHPQRGYYPPHVLGFDPRWMMMPPFMDPRMAQGRPPVDYYPNAVHSSGMMKPLMQPDHLNSPGSTSDEGCNPSMHHERRAPSTEPYPVWNQDGYPPRSFTPPYQRQHESSDRSQPDDRIDRTCSQQDLYEERGNECLDNPSHNLLHPAYHQSRGPDRDHHSHNQGLLSTALCRPQQQNADGGYPKQEPKDGHLKDSTDHRDDVFDTAKEKGFDSDFWRRDGGQKKEGGVGVQNQWFNPGTTTSASSVSQPSETSGRTLTRRTGPIKKPVLKALKVEDKENEKPKVEPGEKVVPYRLEKEVLTNVYDLKKDNQPLVSNRRSASPAIEKQPEEKQHQPPAPAKVEQPSSPHSEDLPKESSWDSGKSQSSRDDQESREPAAPRRNNWIFVDEEQAFAGARGTGRGRSRGGFREFSSRGDRGGRGGRGGENPRGSYNNNSRDATGAQRPGRGRGLPRDFVKLEDLQRGKPRRRNVSETLSETSEYEELPKRRRQKGSENGEGVCYPEQGETRKADRDSWRSNKVYAEDQAASDARDDKAKASSRGFGGRSLPPRLDTGRGYNTGRGFNNGSRDTSTWRGRGTQFGSSGGPMQENGYGPGTDTFPRRPPPAERELLKYTPKFTGSTGSVMENGTEDRGLEGEYYIDNDNPGQQQLRRRRPPRQDKPPRFRRLRQEREPGSGQWTSDEYINGSYGFANPWPGRSKEGGREDGWPSGHYSGGGGRSGGQHGQAEDWETGSENSDFNDWREKRGGGQQQAHGGDVHSDSGHGELGSVEKRELAKRSFSSQRPLVDRQNRKGEPALLEGNKMTRSSENPSALPSCNRNDGWQNGGASNHRRNKEDSGLVYCVEQSEEGHKPNEPSGKKLDKELRTRSVKGDLAEPLSQYDLNSYHIEGDAGCSSPDGFQDLTKKQQRRLPQEDDRRRKEHGAPVSVKNRTITSKMPPRFAKKQGGMTMDPPEEGLSANNLGTEIWETNSSGRSRSNTPVLTTHLPPHLTLSVQSSGGDSWTKQVSYTGSEPNSEDSDAGPEQSKEQHKPGPIGNERSLKHRKGSEGLEGGSITPVNGVNLHADTVLPVPPIEFGVSAKDSDFSLPPRSTPVPVSNPVTKLQVTLASNPALTQAIPMLCRDHLQPGINLNPISFPSADLTLKMESARKAWENSQSLPEQGSPGGVAAGAQPPCTVGSSSGVSYSSFGGVPMPVASVAPSMSMQGNHIPPLYLDGHVFPSQPRLVPPTMTQQQSYQQAAAQQIPISLHTSLQAQAQLGLRGGLPVSQSQEMFNSIPSFRSQVYMHPNLSQPSPMVLSGGGPLKGPYSAFPGMQPSDMVKPQSGSHYQPMNGSQAMVYDGQMNQGPGMGSSQLMDSQLIQVTMPLPGSQLRYGSAQQHLILPQSIQLQQGQNLSVGAARRMLPPGSQPPVMTGSRENFPISTGPYTTYKTSQMEMKGFQFSDKPNHSQGMPGGYNRPGSASPSGKPSGPVPGHYTQQVPPPQGSMVMHMRPPTTGPFPTPIQRPVMQVNKTVIIRSPPYPNPGREPPHSTPPLAPEPSVKGPEDGMKPCGIGASWWVRGRHCLMTSNLQEPLPGWQGKPAPCTRVIKVEEGKA